A region from the Toxotes jaculatrix isolate fToxJac2 chromosome 2, fToxJac2.pri, whole genome shotgun sequence genome encodes:
- the rad51c gene encoding DNA repair protein RAD51 homolog 3: protein MQRAVSSLSLSPSVKVKLVSAGFQFTADLLHLKPLQLSKEAGLSQQEALEVLQAVRTDGGGASASLTALDLLQKEEETRSIVTFSSQLDAALGGGLPVGKTTEICGAPGVGKTQLCLQLAVDVQVPQCFGGVGGQVIYIDTEGSFLLERVIDVAAAAVRHCSLLVEDNEQRVAMTTFTVETILSNIFLVRCHDYVELLAELHLLPGFLSDHPRARLLVIDSVAFPFRRFDDMSQRTRLLQGLAQQLVAMASRHHVAVVITNQMTTRLRGSQSQLVPALGESWGHAPTIRLLLQWVGSQRLAAVFKSPGHTDATVPYQITSDGFRDAAKSEQPQSKRPRTHADQSASNQPDACC from the exons ATGCAGAGGGCGGTCTCCAGTTTGTCTCTGAGTCCCAGTGTGAAGGTTAAACTGGTCAGTGCTGGTTTCCAGTTCACCGCAGACCTGCTGCACCTTAAACCGCTACAACTCAGCAAAG AGGCTGGTCTGTCTCAGCAGGAGGCGCTGGAGGTGCTGCAGGCTGTgaggacagatggaggaggagcGTCGGCCTCTCTGACAGCTCTGGATCTCctgcagaaggaggaggagacgaggAGCATCGTGACCTTCTCCTCTCAGCTGGACGCTGCTCTCGGAGGAGGACTTCCTGTTGGGAAGACTACAGAAATCtgtggagctccaggagtcggaaaaacacagctgtg CCTGCAGCTGGCGGTGGACGTCCAGGTGCCTCAGTGTTTTGGGGGGGTCGGAGGTCAGGTGATCTACATCGACACTGAGGGCAGCTTCCTGCTGGAGAGAGTCATCGACGTGGCCGCCGCCGCCGTCAGACACTGCTCTTTACTGGTTGAAGACAACGAGCAGCGTGTCGCCATGACGACCTTCACTGTGGAGACCATCCTGTCCAACATTTTCCTG GTGCGTTGCCATGACTACGTGGAGCTGCTGGCCgagctccacctgctgccagGCTTCTTGTCAGACCACCCGAGGGCCCGCCTCCTGGTGATTGACAGCGTGGCATTTCCGTTCAGACGATTTGATGACATGTCGCAGAGGACACGCCTCCTCCAGGGCCTCGCACAGCAGCTAGTTGCCATGGCGAGCAGACACCACGTTGCCGTGGTCATCACCAACCAGATGACCACGCGGCTGCGGGGCAGCCAATCGCAGCTTGTCCCCGCCCTCGGGGAGAGCTGGGGCCACGCACCCACCATCAGACTCCTCCTACAGTGGGTGGGGTCACAGCGACTGGCAGCCGTGTTTAAATCTCCCGGTCACACAGACGCAACCGTCCCATACCAGATTACCTCGGACGGGTTCAGAGACGCCGCCAAATCAGAGCAGCCACAGAGCAAACGGCCCCGAACACACGCTGACCAATCAGCTTCCAACCAGCCAGACGCCTGCTGCTGA